The following proteins are encoded in a genomic region of Natrinema sp. DC36:
- the glyA gene encoding serine hydroxymethyltransferase: MDHDQVRDVDPAVADALEGEVDRQRETLQMIASENHASEAVIDAQGSALTNKYAEGYPGERYYGGCEFADEVEELAIDRATELFGAEHVNVQPHSGTQANQAVYFAMLEPGDKILSLDLNHGGHLSHGHPANFTGQLYEVEQYEVDPETGYIDYDDLADHAAEFDPDIIVSGYSAYPREIEWERIQDAADDIDALHLADIAHITGLVAAGVHPSPVGIADFVTGSTHKTIRSGRGGIVMCDAEYADDIDAAVFPGGQGGPLMHNVAGKAVGFKEALEPEFEDYASQTVANAKALGESLSENGLSLVSEGTDNHLVLVDLRDSHPETTGGDAEEALEEAGIVLNGNTVPGETRSPFNPSGIRAGTPALTTRGFDEDDCRHVGDLIARVVDAPEDGAVIEDVRADVATLCDENPLYE; this comes from the coding sequence ATGGACCACGACCAGGTTCGGGACGTCGACCCCGCCGTCGCCGACGCGCTCGAGGGCGAGGTAGACCGTCAACGAGAGACGTTACAGATGATCGCCAGCGAGAACCACGCCAGCGAGGCGGTCATCGACGCGCAGGGAAGCGCCCTGACGAACAAGTACGCCGAGGGGTATCCTGGCGAGCGCTACTACGGCGGCTGCGAGTTCGCCGACGAGGTCGAGGAGCTGGCAATCGACCGCGCGACGGAGCTGTTCGGCGCGGAACACGTCAACGTCCAGCCCCACTCGGGCACCCAGGCCAACCAGGCCGTCTACTTCGCGATGCTCGAGCCCGGCGACAAGATCCTCTCGCTGGATCTCAACCACGGCGGCCACCTCAGCCACGGCCACCCGGCGAACTTCACGGGCCAGCTCTACGAGGTCGAGCAGTACGAGGTCGACCCCGAAACGGGCTACATCGACTACGACGACCTCGCCGACCACGCCGCCGAGTTCGACCCCGACATCATCGTCTCGGGCTACTCCGCGTACCCCCGCGAGATCGAGTGGGAGCGCATTCAGGACGCCGCCGACGACATCGACGCGCTCCACCTCGCGGATATCGCCCACATCACCGGCCTCGTCGCAGCGGGCGTTCACCCATCGCCGGTCGGCATCGCCGACTTCGTCACCGGCTCGACCCACAAGACCATCCGCTCGGGTCGCGGCGGCATCGTCATGTGCGACGCGGAGTACGCCGACGACATCGACGCCGCAGTCTTCCCCGGCGGGCAGGGCGGTCCCCTCATGCACAACGTGGCCGGCAAGGCCGTCGGTTTCAAGGAAGCTCTCGAGCCCGAATTCGAGGACTACGCCTCCCAGACGGTCGCGAACGCGAAAGCGCTCGGCGAGAGCCTCTCCGAGAACGGCCTCTCGCTGGTCTCGGAGGGCACCGACAACCACCTCGTGCTCGTCGACCTGCGCGACAGCCACCCCGAGACGACCGGCGGCGACGCCGAAGAAGCGCTCGAGGAGGCCGGCATCGTCCTCAACGGGAACACGGTGCCCGGCGAGACCCGCTCGCCGTTCAACCCGAGCGGGATCCGCGCCGGCACGCCGGCGCTGACCACGCGCGGCTTCGACGAGGACGACTGTCGGCACGTCGGCGACCTGATCGCTCGCGTCGTCGACGCCCCCGAGGACGGGGCCGTTATCGAGGACGTTCGCGCGGACGTTGCGACGCTGTGCGACGAGAATCCGCTGTACGAATAG
- a CDS encoding DUF5821 family protein yields MTSNLLNHQIDDILKSVLEEASGDVYMVNPSREAIEEFVSVATTFDGDLPSVHMLADERTLKEIMDDFIVASNAADLISNGALSLRTLEQAPENSLLVTDDRVVAVVHAGDRVGGLITDDESFVTDTYDTYAARWEDASDFNLRTPPITDVRETLADEISPEAEADFASILDSLETARGDGDGLDEVTISLLVAAKNEALLYDISKWGEDVGIASKATFSRTKTKLEDMGLIDTEKVPIDVGRPRLRLKIGDERLSEADNGQLATVAQSILN; encoded by the coding sequence ATGACTTCGAATTTACTCAACCACCAGATTGACGATATCCTCAAGTCGGTTCTCGAGGAGGCGAGCGGTGATGTGTATATGGTCAACCCGTCGCGTGAAGCGATCGAAGAGTTCGTTTCCGTCGCAACGACGTTCGACGGCGACCTGCCGTCGGTACACATGCTCGCCGACGAACGGACGCTGAAAGAGATCATGGACGACTTTATCGTCGCCTCGAACGCGGCCGACCTCATCAGCAACGGCGCGCTCTCGCTGCGGACGCTCGAGCAGGCTCCCGAGAACTCGCTGCTGGTCACCGACGACCGCGTCGTCGCCGTCGTCCACGCCGGCGACCGCGTGGGCGGGCTCATCACCGACGACGAGAGCTTCGTCACCGACACCTACGACACATACGCGGCCCGCTGGGAGGACGCGTCCGACTTCAACCTCCGGACGCCCCCGATCACGGACGTTCGCGAAACCCTCGCCGACGAGATCAGTCCGGAAGCCGAGGCCGACTTCGCGTCGATCCTCGACTCGCTCGAGACTGCCCGCGGCGACGGCGACGGCCTCGACGAGGTCACCATCTCGCTGCTCGTCGCGGCCAAGAACGAGGCGCTGCTCTACGACATCAGCAAGTGGGGCGAGGACGTCGGGATCGCCTCCAAGGCGACGTTCTCCCGGACGAAGACCAAGCTCGAGGACATGGGCCTGATCGACACCGAGAAGGTCCCGATCGACGTCGGCCGGCCGCGCCTGCGCCTCAAGATCGGCGACGAGCGACTCAGCGAGGCCGACAACGGCCAGCTCGCTACCGTGGCGCAGTCCATACTCAATTAA
- a CDS encoding Rpp14/Pop5 family protein translates to MKHLPKHLRPRWRYLAVELETWPNERIGRRSLQRELWYAGQNLLGDPGSADADLTVVRFEFADGTGDAIVKVRRGETEPARAALACIDGIDGAPVGIRVRGISGTIRAAEENYLGRDGQESEERNVVFGNEERVAVLRNGSGDVRLDEAFVGATDLDYDLV, encoded by the coding sequence ATGAAACACCTTCCCAAACACCTTCGCCCGCGCTGGCGGTATCTCGCCGTCGAACTCGAGACGTGGCCGAACGAGCGGATCGGCCGCCGATCGCTCCAGCGGGAACTGTGGTACGCGGGCCAGAACCTGCTGGGCGATCCGGGCAGTGCCGACGCCGATCTGACCGTCGTCAGGTTCGAATTCGCCGACGGAACGGGGGACGCGATCGTCAAAGTCCGCCGCGGAGAGACCGAGCCCGCCCGGGCGGCACTCGCCTGTATCGACGGAATCGATGGCGCTCCCGTCGGGATTCGAGTCCGCGGTATCAGTGGCACGATCCGGGCCGCTGAAGAAAACTATTTAGGACGCGACGGGCAAGAATCCGAAGAGAGAAACGTCGTGTTCGGGAACGAGGAGCGAGTCGCCGTCCTGCGGAACGGCAGTGGGGACGTCCGACTCGATGAGGCGTTCGTGGGCGCGACAGACCTCGATTACGATTTAGTGTGA
- the hflX gene encoding GTPase HflX — translation MNTIIVKRVDSGTADTSEIRDLARAADYSVVGELTQSRRADAALQIGEGKAEELAELVAETDATTVIFDNRLGPYQMYNLGQLLPDGVEVVDRFTLILEIFGQRAQTRKAQLQVELAELRYELPRAEAKTSLAKREEHPGFMGLGEYDESRERDIKSQISRINDELERIEQTEQQRRQRRRDSGFDLVALAGYTNAGKSTLLRQLATDLEVEENEELHPDLDPTAESEDKLFTTLGTTTRRAAIDRRDVLVTDTVGFISDLPHWLVESFKSTLDSVYRADLVLLVVDVSEPIDEIHEKLVTSHDTLYERNEAPIVTVLNKIDQVTDEELAEKREALSSLAPNPATVSAKDGLNVESLLERIDRELPDWVEERLVLPMTEDTMSVVSWIHDNANVDDVTYGDEDVVVSFEARQAVISQARSRASELRTAAAESAS, via the coding sequence ATGAATACGATCATCGTCAAACGCGTCGATTCAGGCACCGCAGACACGAGCGAGATCCGCGACCTGGCACGGGCGGCGGACTATTCCGTCGTCGGCGAACTCACGCAGTCCCGACGAGCCGACGCGGCCCTCCAGATCGGCGAAGGGAAAGCGGAGGAACTAGCCGAACTGGTCGCGGAGACCGACGCCACGACCGTCATTTTCGACAACCGGCTCGGCCCCTACCAGATGTACAACCTCGGGCAACTCCTGCCCGACGGCGTCGAGGTCGTCGACCGATTCACGCTGATCCTCGAGATCTTCGGTCAGCGCGCCCAGACCCGGAAGGCACAGCTCCAGGTCGAACTGGCGGAGCTCCGATACGAACTGCCCCGGGCGGAGGCGAAAACGAGCCTCGCCAAGCGCGAGGAACACCCCGGGTTCATGGGGCTGGGCGAGTACGACGAGAGCCGCGAGCGGGACATCAAGTCCCAGATCAGCCGGATCAACGACGAACTCGAGCGGATCGAGCAAACCGAACAGCAGCGCCGACAGCGCCGTCGCGACTCCGGGTTCGACCTGGTCGCGCTCGCGGGCTACACCAACGCGGGCAAGTCGACCCTGCTGCGCCAGCTCGCGACCGACCTCGAGGTCGAGGAGAACGAGGAGCTACACCCCGATCTTGACCCGACGGCCGAGTCCGAGGACAAACTGTTCACGACGCTGGGAACGACGACTCGGCGCGCGGCGATCGACCGTCGGGACGTGCTGGTGACCGACACCGTCGGGTTCATCAGCGATTTGCCCCACTGGCTGGTTGAGTCGTTCAAGTCGACGTTGGACTCGGTGTACCGGGCGGATCTGGTCTTGCTCGTCGTCGACGTGAGCGAGCCGATCGACGAGATCCACGAGAAGCTGGTCACTTCCCACGACACGCTCTACGAGCGCAACGAGGCCCCGATCGTGACCGTGCTGAACAAGATCGATCAGGTGACCGACGAGGAACTCGCGGAGAAGCGCGAAGCCCTCTCGTCGCTCGCGCCGAATCCAGCGACCGTCAGCGCCAAAGACGGGCTCAACGTCGAGAGCCTGCTCGAGCGGATCGACCGCGAACTGCCCGACTGGGTGGAAGAACGCCTCGTGTTACCGATGACCGAGGACACGATGAGCGTCGTCTCGTGGATCCACGACAACGCGAACGTCGACGACGTCACCTACGGTGACGAGGACGTCGTCGTCTCCTTCGAGGCCCGACAGGCGGTCATTTCACAGGCGCGCTCGCGCGCGAGCGAGCTGCGGACGGCCGCGGCGGAATCGGCGTCGTAG
- a CDS encoding Zn-ribbon domain-containing protein, translating into MKIRGERECTECETRWSYYETGSVGCPACGSLRSVGVDERTEHTDMQVAFDLTPVRNAIDEIGTDDLAERARDRCREYVRRRGFVNAGTLRELGDTYLAAIELLHVADIVAREIRLEDREELYFLSLLRDADQGERPPAEEIPRSLRAARGLAYANAVREYRRDVRTWTDDRELTASERSALETLGEHVTRIRMLDGDVDPRTAERLVAATRDLANGLRGDEFALSQAQERLDGLEFGSID; encoded by the coding sequence ATGAAAATCCGGGGCGAGCGCGAGTGCACGGAGTGTGAGACTCGCTGGTCGTACTACGAGACGGGCAGCGTGGGCTGTCCTGCCTGCGGGAGCCTGCGCAGCGTCGGGGTCGACGAACGCACCGAACACACCGACATGCAGGTGGCGTTCGATCTCACACCCGTTCGGAACGCGATCGACGAGATCGGAACCGACGACCTCGCCGAACGGGCCCGCGATCGCTGTCGCGAGTACGTCCGCCGCCGCGGGTTCGTCAACGCCGGCACCCTTCGGGAGCTCGGCGATACCTATCTCGCCGCGATCGAACTGCTCCACGTCGCCGACATCGTCGCGCGCGAGATTCGCCTCGAGGACCGCGAGGAGCTGTACTTCCTCTCGCTGCTCCGAGACGCCGATCAGGGCGAGCGCCCGCCCGCCGAGGAGATCCCGCGATCGCTGCGAGCGGCCCGCGGGCTCGCGTACGCGAACGCCGTCCGGGAGTATCGCCGCGACGTCCGGACCTGGACCGACGACCGGGAGCTGACCGCGAGCGAACGAAGCGCGCTCGAGACCCTCGGCGAACACGTCACGCGCATCCGGATGCTCGACGGCGACGTCGATCCGCGGACCGCCGAACGACTCGTCGCGGCGACGCGCGACCTGGCGAACGGGCTCCGCGGCGACGAGTTCGCGCTCTCGCAGGCCCAGGAGCGACTGGACGGCCTCGAGTTCGGTTCGATCGACTGA
- the psmA gene encoding archaeal proteasome endopeptidase complex subunit alpha produces MQGQQQQQAYDRGITIFSPDGRLYQVEYAREAVKRGTASIGVRTNDGVVLAVDKRVPSPLLEDSSVEKIHKADDHVGIASAGHVADARQLIDFARRQTQVNQLRYGEPIGVETLTKEVTDHIQQYTQVGGARPFGVALIVGGIQNGEPRLFETDPSGTPYEWKALAVGSDRGELQTYLEENYDEEADLDGGIRLALDALASVNDGSLLPNEVGLATIDVETESFEQFDQDRIADHLAENDLLDTGEDDEDEPDDEPAE; encoded by the coding sequence ATGCAGGGACAACAACAACAGCAGGCGTACGACCGCGGCATCACGATCTTCTCGCCCGACGGCCGACTCTACCAGGTCGAATACGCTCGCGAGGCGGTCAAGCGAGGCACAGCCAGTATCGGCGTCCGGACGAACGACGGCGTCGTACTCGCCGTCGACAAACGAGTCCCCTCCCCGCTGCTCGAGGACTCGAGCGTCGAGAAGATCCACAAGGCCGACGACCACGTCGGCATCGCCAGCGCGGGCCACGTCGCCGACGCCCGCCAGCTGATCGACTTCGCCCGCCGCCAGACGCAGGTCAACCAGCTGCGCTACGGCGAGCCAATCGGCGTCGAGACGCTGACCAAGGAAGTCACCGACCACATCCAGCAGTACACGCAGGTCGGCGGCGCCCGACCGTTCGGCGTCGCGCTGATCGTCGGCGGCATCCAGAACGGCGAACCGCGCCTGTTCGAGACCGATCCGTCGGGGACGCCCTACGAGTGGAAGGCCCTGGCCGTCGGCTCCGACCGCGGCGAACTCCAGACCTACCTCGAGGAAAACTACGATGAAGAGGCCGACCTCGACGGCGGTATCCGGCTCGCCCTCGACGCGCTCGCGTCGGTCAACGACGGCTCCCTGCTCCCCAACGAAGTGGGACTGGCGACCATCGACGTCGAAACCGAGTCCTTCGAACAGTTCGACCAGGACCGGATCGCGGACCACCTAGCGGAGAACGACCTCCTCGATACGGGCGAGGACGACGAGGACGAGCCCGACGACGAACCTGCCGAGTAA
- a CDS encoding class I SAM-dependent methyltransferase, translated as MKRTLEEHAARFDDKAGEYDDSKSDEYHACANLVVEHAAPASDDVVLDLGTGTGAIALALAPDADRVVGRDISEEMMAEAERKADEEGLTNLEFDAGTFRQPNYDGPVDIVTSNFALHHLSDAEKREAIAVIADLEPRKFVLGDVMFFGESDPDDPFYSPEVDDPATVGMLADTFTDAGFSLTAVERVHEQVGVLVAERSPTAVDATPEE; from the coding sequence ATGAAGAGGACTCTTGAGGAGCACGCCGCCCGGTTCGACGACAAGGCCGGCGAGTACGACGACTCGAAATCCGACGAGTACCACGCCTGCGCGAATCTCGTCGTGGAACACGCCGCGCCCGCGTCCGACGACGTAGTCCTCGACCTCGGGACCGGGACGGGCGCAATCGCACTGGCGCTCGCCCCCGACGCCGACCGGGTCGTCGGTCGCGACATCAGCGAGGAGATGATGGCCGAAGCCGAGCGGAAAGCCGACGAGGAAGGTCTCACGAACCTCGAGTTCGATGCCGGGACCTTCCGACAGCCGAACTACGACGGTCCGGTCGACATAGTCACCTCGAACTTCGCCCTGCACCACCTCTCGGACGCCGAAAAGCGCGAGGCGATCGCGGTCATCGCCGACCTCGAGCCCCGCAAATTCGTCCTCGGGGACGTGATGTTCTTCGGCGAGTCGGATCCGGACGACCCCTTCTACTCGCCCGAGGTCGACGATCCGGCGACCGTCGGGATGCTCGCGGACACCTTCACGGACGCCGGCTTCTCGCTGACGGCGGTCGAGCGCGTCCACGAGCAGGTCGGCGTCCTGGTCGCCGAACGGAGTCCGACCGCGGTCGACGCGACGCCCGAGGAGTAA
- a CDS encoding FUN14 domain-containing protein, with amino-acid sequence MIDLDPTTLGLEFGGGALIGGVIGFATKKIAKLLAVIVGVQLMAFRYLESQGIVVVDWNRLSAGILKTQERAQGADVHWFQSVLSTLSIGAGFTGGFLIGFQRG; translated from the coding sequence ATGATCGATCTCGATCCAACGACACTCGGCCTCGAGTTCGGGGGTGGCGCGCTTATCGGCGGCGTCATCGGGTTCGCCACGAAAAAGATCGCGAAGCTGCTCGCGGTCATCGTCGGCGTCCAGCTGATGGCCTTTCGCTACCTCGAGTCGCAGGGAATCGTCGTCGTGGACTGGAATCGGCTTTCGGCCGGCATCCTCAAAACGCAAGAACGCGCGCAGGGCGCGGACGTTCACTGGTTTCAGTCGGTCCTCTCGACGCTGTCGATCGGTGCGGGCTTTACCGGTGGCTTCCTGATCGGCTTTCAGCGCGGCTAA
- a CDS encoding RNase P subunit p30 family protein — MYEAVYAHPDGKSTVARFAKTAADYGFEGVVVRNHADARAAYDPERIREEYGIDVVEGVEIRADDRQQASGSVGNHRTTETIVGIHGGTNALNRFAVEQAKVDVLAHPMAGNGDVNHVLVKAAVENGVRLEFDLSGVLRESGGRRVRIIQSLRKLREIVDHYDAPYVVSADPTSHLELRAPRELYALGEEIGFAREFIEDGLAEWGRLAERNRHIDSESFIEPGVERGRYEEDS, encoded by the coding sequence ATGTACGAAGCCGTCTACGCTCACCCCGACGGGAAGAGCACGGTCGCCAGGTTCGCGAAAACGGCGGCCGACTACGGCTTCGAGGGCGTGGTCGTGCGCAACCACGCCGACGCTCGAGCGGCGTACGACCCCGAACGGATCCGCGAGGAGTACGGCATCGACGTGGTCGAGGGCGTCGAGATCCGCGCCGACGATCGACAACAGGCCAGCGGCTCGGTCGGAAATCACCGGACCACCGAAACCATCGTCGGGATCCACGGCGGAACGAACGCGCTGAACCGATTCGCCGTCGAACAGGCGAAGGTCGACGTGCTCGCGCATCCGATGGCCGGCAACGGGGACGTCAACCACGTGCTCGTGAAAGCCGCCGTCGAGAACGGCGTTCGCCTCGAGTTCGACCTCTCCGGCGTGCTCCGGGAGAGCGGCGGCCGCCGGGTCCGGATCATTCAGTCCCTGCGGAAGCTCCGGGAGATCGTCGATCACTACGACGCGCCTTACGTCGTCAGCGCCGACCCGACCTCCCACCTCGAGTTGCGGGCCCCCCGCGAACTGTACGCGCTCGGCGAGGAGATCGGGTTCGCGCGAGAGTTTATCGAGGACGGCCTCGCCGAGTGGGGGCGACTGGCCGAGCGGAATCGCCACATCGACTCCGAGTCGTTCATTGAGCCGGGGGTCGAACGAGGCAGGTATGAAGAGGACTCTTGA
- a CDS encoding bifunctional methylenetetrahydrofolate dehydrogenase/methenyltetrahydrofolate cyclohydrolase — protein sequence MTEIIDGNAVASEIRDDLTDAIETLADAGSRPGLATVLMGDDPASQTYVNMKQRDCEEVGIESHHVDVDGDAPPEELFDTIADLNDNDDVHGYIVQAPVPDHVDYRNVIRRVDPIKDVDGFHPENVGRLVAGDARFRPCTPHGVQKLLESANIDPEGKDVTIVGRSDIVGKPLANLLIQKAEDGNATVTVCHSRTDNLAAKTRSADIVVAAVGVPELIDGSMLEDGTVVIDVGVNRVDADTEKGYELVGDVEFESAEEKASAITPVPGGVGPMTRAMLLYNTVKAASLQEAVAVDLP from the coding sequence ATGACCGAGATTATCGACGGCAACGCCGTCGCGAGCGAGATTCGGGACGATCTGACCGATGCGATCGAAACCCTCGCGGACGCGGGTTCGCGGCCGGGGCTGGCGACCGTGCTGATGGGCGACGACCCCGCGAGCCAGACGTACGTGAACATGAAACAGCGCGACTGCGAGGAGGTCGGCATCGAGAGCCACCACGTCGACGTCGACGGCGACGCGCCGCCCGAGGAACTGTTCGACACCATCGCGGATCTCAACGACAACGACGACGTCCACGGCTACATCGTCCAGGCACCCGTCCCGGACCACGTCGACTACCGCAACGTGATCCGGCGCGTGGACCCGATCAAAGACGTCGACGGCTTTCACCCGGAGAACGTCGGCCGACTGGTCGCCGGCGACGCTCGCTTCCGGCCCTGTACACCACACGGGGTACAGAAGTTACTCGAGTCCGCCAACATCGATCCCGAGGGCAAGGACGTCACCATCGTCGGCCGCTCGGATATCGTCGGCAAGCCCCTCGCCAATCTGCTGATCCAGAAGGCCGAGGATGGCAATGCGACGGTGACCGTCTGTCACTCACGAACAGATAATCTCGCCGCGAAGACGCGCAGCGCGGACATCGTCGTCGCGGCGGTGGGCGTCCCCGAACTCATCGACGGCTCGATGCTCGAGGACGGGACGGTCGTCATCGACGTCGGCGTCAACCGCGTCGACGCGGATACGGAGAAGGGGTACGAACTCGTCGGCGACGTCGAGTTCGAGAGCGCCGAGGAGAAGGCGAGCGCGATCACGCCCGTCCCCGGCGGCGTCGGTCCGATGACCCGCGCGATGTTGCTCTACAACACGGTCAAAGCCGCGAGCCTGCAGGAAGCCGTCGCCGTCGACCTTCCGTAA
- a CDS encoding alpha/beta hydrolase, whose protein sequence is MEDETATEIYRTRTDALTTDVGEGQPVVFAHGTLMDRTMFAPQLEALRDEYRAVAYDLRARTDRYAPGYDLWDLADDCDALLDGIGEESAVIAGMSMGGFMGLRFALEYPERVDGLVLIDTMATPHPEAERAEYGALVEPYEDVLEPMPREIAEGSAAELFGETTREGNPELVGAWVDRWATYPSRAVHYELNSWLGREDVTDRLSEIDVPVLIVHGEEDPSIAPEQAEPMLEELPDAEMELIPEAGHTSNLEQPEPVNDAIRAFLDDRF, encoded by the coding sequence ATGGAAGACGAGACGGCCACGGAGATCTATCGGACCAGAACCGACGCGCTGACGACCGACGTCGGCGAAGGCCAGCCCGTCGTCTTCGCGCACGGAACGCTGATGGATCGGACGATGTTCGCGCCCCAACTCGAGGCCCTGCGAGACGAGTATCGGGCCGTCGCCTACGATCTGCGGGCGCGAACGGATCGGTACGCGCCGGGCTACGACCTGTGGGATCTGGCCGACGACTGCGACGCGCTGCTCGACGGAATCGGCGAGGAAAGCGCCGTCATCGCCGGGATGTCCATGGGTGGGTTCATGGGGCTGCGATTTGCCCTCGAGTATCCGGAGCGGGTCGACGGACTGGTCCTGATCGACACGATGGCGACGCCCCATCCCGAAGCGGAGCGGGCGGAGTACGGGGCTCTCGTCGAGCCCTACGAGGACGTGCTCGAGCCGATGCCCCGCGAGATAGCCGAGGGGTCGGCCGCCGAATTGTTCGGCGAAACGACCCGCGAGGGGAACCCGGAACTCGTCGGGGCGTGGGTAGACCGCTGGGCCACCTATCCCAGCCGCGCGGTCCACTACGAACTTAACTCGTGGCTCGGCCGCGAGGACGTGACTGACCGCCTCTCGGAGATCGACGTGCCGGTCCTGATCGTCCACGGCGAGGAGGACCCCTCGATCGCGCCCGAACAGGCCGAGCCGATGCTCGAGGAGTTACCCGACGCCGAGATGGAACTGATCCCGGAGGCGGGCCACACCTCGAATCTGGAGCAACCGGAGCCGGTCAACGATGCGATCAGGGCGTTCCTCGACGACCGGTTCTGA
- a CDS encoding ribosome assembly factor SBDS has translation MISLDEAVTARLESHGARFEVLVDPDAALEIKRDEFDGELEDVIAAEDVFEDASRGDRPAENDLEKVFETTDPLEIIPEVIKRGEIQITADQRREMQEQKRKQLVDTITRNAVNPQMDNAPHPPERIENALEEAGFTVDPMEPVQEQVDDALDALRPVIPIRFEEVTVAVQVPADHAGSAQAKIRQFGDLEREEWQNDGSWIGVLTFPAGLQNEFYDTVNEHTSGNAETEIVKDKDDLKTR, from the coding sequence ATGATTTCGCTTGACGAGGCCGTGACGGCGCGACTCGAGTCACACGGGGCGCGCTTCGAAGTGCTAGTCGATCCGGACGCAGCGCTGGAGATCAAACGCGACGAGTTCGACGGCGAACTCGAGGACGTGATCGCCGCCGAGGACGTCTTCGAGGACGCCTCCCGCGGCGATCGGCCCGCCGAAAACGATCTCGAGAAAGTCTTCGAGACGACCGACCCCCTCGAGATCATCCCCGAAGTGATCAAGCGGGGCGAGATCCAGATCACGGCCGATCAGCGCCGCGAGATGCAAGAACAAAAGCGCAAGCAGCTGGTCGACACCATCACGCGCAACGCGGTCAACCCGCAGATGGACAACGCGCCCCATCCGCCCGAACGGATCGAGAACGCCCTCGAGGAGGCCGGCTTCACGGTCGATCCGATGGAGCCCGTCCAGGAGCAGGTCGACGACGCCCTGGACGCGCTGCGGCCGGTGATTCCGATCCGGTTCGAGGAGGTCACGGTCGCCGTACAGGTGCCGGCCGATCACGCCGGCAGCGCGCAGGCGAAGATCCGACAGTTCGGCGACCTCGAGCGCGAGGAGTGGCAAAACGACGGCTCGTGGATCGGCGTGTTGACGTTCCCGGCCGGACTGCAAAACGAGTTCTACGACACCGTCAACGAACATACCAGCGGCAACGCGGAGACGGAGATCGTTAAGGATAAGGACGATCTGAAGACGCGATAA